The Cloacibacterium sp. TD35 region TTAGAAGTAGAAACGTGTACACCAGTTACAAATCCCAAAATGGTATCTCTAAATACCAATAGGATAACTGCTGTGATTGCTCCTAAAAAGGTAATTACCGTATTGAGACTAATTCCAAAAATTACAAAAATTCCGATAATGGCGAAAATGACCATTCCAAAAATTCTTAAACTTTCAGAAATTGCTTTAATTGCTGTAATCCTGTATCGATCTTCTTTGTGAGTGTAATAGGCCTCAAAAGTTTTAACAATTCTGTAAGTAAGCATCGCAAAAACTAAAACTTGCCCAAACATTAATAGTCTTTCAAAAAAAGTAAAACTTTTAGGATGTCGCCAAAAAATATCATCTATGAGCCAAAAACAAAATGCTAATGAAAATAAGTGTGCAATAGAACTTTGCACCTTGGACTTATAGGCAAACTTTATGAATTCATTTTTAGAAATTTTGACCAAAACTCTAGAGATGAGAGTAATAATCAATCTCAAAAGAATGTCAATCACGAAAAAAAACGCAAAAAGCAATAGCATTTTTAACCCAATTTGAAACGGTAAAATAAGGCTATCTGTGAAATTTTCTTTCACAAAAAAATGAATCTGCTCACTAAAACTTTTTAGAAATCCCATATTAGAAATTTACGCAAAAATAAAAAATATCATCGGGAATTTGCTTTTATTTATTACTTTTAACCAAACTAATTAAGGATTTATGGAGCAAAGTATTATTACTATTATATCTCTCATCATTATAGGAATAGGGATTTTAGGAACTTTCTTACCTGTTTTACCAGGATTAGCAGTTAGCTTTTTAGGATTAATTCTCTATAAATTCGTAGGAAATACAGATTTTTCTATTTGGTATATTGTCATTTTTGGAATATTAACACTCATTTCATTGGTGCTGAATTACATTATTCCTATCAAAACCACCGAGAAATATGGTGGCAGCAATTATGGAAAATATGGTGGTTTCATCGGGACGATTGTAGGTTTATTTTTTCCACCACTTGGTTTTTTAATTGGCATGTTATTAGGTGTTTTCTTAGGCGAACTTTTGCATGACAGAAACGACAAACAAAAAGCGCTCAAAGCGACCAAAGGTGCTTTCATTGGCTTTATCTATGGAACAGGCTTTAATCTTATGATTGGATTGGCAATGTTTTTGGTAGTAATTATAAATATCTTCAATTCTTAAAATATGAACACTAAATTCTTAATATTAGCCGCAGCTACCTTTGTGGTAACTCAATGCACTTGCCAACAAAAATCTACAGAAATGAAAATGCCTGTAACCAGCTCTCAAGAAGTAAATTCTACCTATCCTACAGAAAAACCAGAATCTGGCGTCACTCGTTTAATCGAAAAACAGAATATTTTTTTAGAAAAAGAAAAAGTAAACATAACCTTCAATAAAGTGACCGAAGACAACAGATGTCCTATGAACGCTCGTTGCGTTTGGGCTGGTTATGCTTCTGCAGAAATTGAAGTGATGAGTGTGGATTCTAGACCTAAAAAGTTCATTGTTTCCACTATAGATGACGCAGAAAAAAAACTCAAAAACTCTTTCGTTTTTGATGGTCACAAATACACGCTTGTTAATTTTTATCCCGCCAATTCTACAGACGTAACCTTTGAAAAACTGAAAGGAAAATACGTGGTAGATATTAAGGTAGAATAATTTACCAGTTTATGGGTTTCTTGTTTTTAGAAATCAGATATTCATTAATTTTAGAAAAAGGTCTGCTTCCGTAGAAACCTCTGTACACCGAAAACGGAGAAGGATGCGCCGACTGAATGATAAAATGCTTCGTTTCATCTATGAGCGAAGCTTTTTTTTGTGCAAAAGCGCCCCACAAAACAAAAACTACGTTTTCTTTCTTTTCGGAAATTTCTTTGATAATAAAATCTGTGAATTTTTCCCAGCCTAAATCTTTATGAGAATTCGGTTGATGCGCACGAACGGTAAGCGTAGCATTGAGCAATAAAACACCTTGTCTTGCCCAAAAATCGAGTTCATTACTGGTTTTTACAATTCCTAAATCGTCTTTGAGTTCTGTAAAAATATTCTTCAAAGAAGGTGGCGCAGAAACCTGATCAGAAACCGAAAAACATAAACCATTCGCCTGAAAATCATTATGATACGGATCTTGACCAATAATCACCACTTCTACCTCGTCAAAAGGAGTAAGTTCAATCGCTCTGAAAATTTGATTTTTCGGTGGGAAACATTTGGTGGTAGCATATTCATTTTTTACTTTTTGCCAAAGCTTCTCAAAATATTCTGTGTTTTTTATTGGGGCAAGAATTTCTGTCCAAGTCATGTTTAAAGTCTATTTTCCAAATTTACAAAAAACATTGGAACGATTATTTTGCATCTTTACAATTCAACGACTTTACATTATCTTTGCATTGTGCAAGTAACCAAAGAAAATTTACAAGAATTAGAATTCCCGAAATTACTCGCGGAAATTTCTCCTTATGCGTATTCGCCGAAAGTGGCAGAAAAAATTCTTCATCTGAAATTATTAAAAATAGATGAAGCGGAAATTACTTTGAAAAAAACTGCCGAATATCTCACAAGTTACGAGAGTTCAAACGCTATTCCATTTAGTGAATACGAAGATATAGAAGCAGAACTGAAGGTGATGCACATCGAAAATTTCAGGTTAGAAAACGCTGCTTTTATCAAGATTAAAAACCTGACCGAACAAATCGGGAAATTGCAGAAATTCTTTCCTGTACTTGCCGAAACCTTCCCTATTTTGCTGGAAGAAGTGATGCAATTGGATTTCAAGAAGGAAATTGTAGATAAAATAGACAAAGTTTTTAACCGTTTTGGCGAGGTAAAATCTGAAGCTTCACCCATTTTAAAATCTTTAAGAACCGAAATTCAGCACGCTAAAAAACATATTCAAGAGAATTTTAGTAAAACACTTTCTCACCTTTCTTCTACAGATTTTTTAGATGAAATTAAAGAAACGGTGATTGACGACCAAAGAGTTTTAGCAGTAAAATCTGGTTTCAAAAAACGTGTTCCCGGTAGAGTTTTAGGCGTTTCTAAAACAGGCTCTATCACTTACATTCAGCCAGAAAGTGTTTCTAGACATTACTTTAAACTTCGTGAAGCGGAGGAAGAAGAAAAGAAAGAAGTGGATAAAATTCTGCGAAAACTTACGGCAGAAATTGCCATTTTCGCGCCTGAATTAGAAGAATATCAAAAATATATATTCGATTTAGATATCACCAGAGCAAAAGCCAAATTTGCTGAAAAAATTGGCGGTGTTTTGCCAAAAATCAATCGTCATAAAACCATGAGATTGGTCAACGCATTTCACCCATTGCTTTTATTGAGAAACAAAGAAGAAAAAAAGGAAATCTATCCTCAAACTTTGACGTTGACGGAGCATAACCGAATTCTATGTATTTCTGGACCAAATGCTGGTGGAAAATCTATCACGCTGAAAACCGTTGGTTTACTTCAACTGATGATTCAGAGCGGAATTTTGGTGCCTGTTCATCCGAAATCAGAAATGTTCTTTTTCAAAAAAATCAGAACGGATATTGGTGACAATCAATCCATTGAAAATCATCTTTCTACTTACAGTTCTCGACTCAAAAAAATGTCTGGAATTATTCGTGAGGCAGATGATAATACTTTGCTTTTGATTGATGAATTCGGGACGGGTTCTGATCCAGAATTAGGAGGCGCTTTAGCAGAAAGTTTCTTGGAATTTTTCTACGAAAAAAAATCTTTTGCCATTATTACCACGCATTATACCAACATCAAACTGGTGGTAGAACAATTGCCAAATGCGACCAATGCAGCGATGCTTTTTGATGAATATTCATTGGAACCTTTGTATAAATTAGAAGTTGGACAAGCTGGAAGTTCTTTCACTTTTGAAGTGGCAGAAAAAAATAGAATTCCAAGATTTATCATTAAAAATGCACGTTCGAAAGTAGAAAAGGATGTCGTAAACTTAGATAAAACCATCGTAAAACTTCAGCAAGAAAAATTTGAAGTTGAAAAACTGAAATCCAACCTTGTTGAGCAAAAAGAATCGGTAGAAGATAAGCGTGAAAATCTGCAAAAACTGAACGAACAGCTTCAACAAAAGCTCTATAATTTTCAAAGATTATATGAAGAAGAACACCGTAAATTACAATTCGGGAATAAGATAGAAGCCTTTATTGATGGTTATTTGAAAGGAAAATCTAGAAAAGATATCGTGAAAGATTTTGTAAAAATTCTGGAGCAGGAAAAATTCCGAAAACTCGGTTCAGACAAAGCAGAATCTGAGAAACTGAAAGTTACCAAACGTAAAGTAGAACAACAACTGAAAAAAGAAAACATACAAGTTCAAATTGCGGAAACCAACCAAAAATTGGAAGAAAAAACCAAGAAAGAACGTGCAGTTTGGATGAAAGTTGGTCAACGTGTAAGAATAGCTGGTTCTACATCAGTAGGAACCATAGAAACCATTCACAAAAACGGAAAAGTTACCGTGAATTACGGACTTTTTAAAACGCAAATTTCTCAAGACGAACTAGAGAGAATTTAAAATTTAAACATTGAAACTTCTTCATAATCAAAATATTAAATCACGCGATTTACAAATTGCCATTGCTGTTTTTTTGGCGGGATTGTCATGTTTTGGGTTGTTGTATTATTATCAAGCGTTGCTTCCTGATTTGGTAGAATATTTCAAAATCAATAAAGCCAAAAGCAGTTTTGCAGTTTCTTCGGCGACTTTGGGAATGGCTCTTGGTTTAATCACTTCCACTTTCGTAGCAGACCGATACAGCCGAAAAAAAGTCATCGGATATTGTTTATTTGCATCTGCAATTTTAGCTTTTACCTCTTCATTTTCTGAAAATTTCAACATGTTAATTGCGCTCAATTTCTTGAAAGGATTTTTGCTTTCGGGTGCTACTTCTGTTTGTTTGGCTTACATCGCAGAAGAAGTTTCAGAAAACAGAAAATTGAGAATTACAGGGTTTTACATTGCAGGAAATGCAGTAGGCGGAATGGTAGGAAGAGTTATTTCATCTCAAATCTCTCATTATAAATCTTGGCAATTTGCTTCAGAATTTATTGGAATTTGGTGTCTTATTTTTGCAATTTTATTTTTTATACTCGCTCCTAAATCACAAAATTTCAAACCAAAGAAAGAATCATTTAAAACTTTAATAGAACCTAACTTCAAACTCATCACGCATCCAAAACTATTGCCTTATTATATTACAGGATTTCTTTTGCTGGGCACTTTTGTAAGTTTGTACAATTACATGGCTTTTTTCTTGGTCAAAGCGCCATTTAACATTTCCAGAAGTTGGATTTCTTATGTTTACGTACTTTATATTTCTGGAGTTTTTGGTTCTATGAATGTCAGTTTTTGGGAAAGAAAACTCAAAAATTCTGAAAATGTTTTAAAAACTATGAGTTTAGTAGGAATTCTAGGAATTCTCTTCTTTTTCTTGCAAAATACAATAGCTGTGATTGTAGGATTGGCGGTTTTTACATACAGCTTTTTCGTAGCGCATACAGTTTGCAGTAAATCAGTGGGGAATTTTTCAAAAGAAAAAAGAACGGTAACAATTGCGTTTTATTTGCTGCTCTATTACATTGGTGCAAGTACTTTAGGAAGTTTCAGCGGAGTAATTTTACAGAAATTAGATTGGCAAATTTTCTTAGTTTCTCTCACCTTTATCTTCGGAATTATTTATTTGATTTTTGCCTTTAAAAAAGAAAAAATCGAACCTTAAAAAAGTTCGATTTCTAAAATTTATCATTTTTTTTCTGATTATTTAATCAATCCTAATTCTACTAATCTTTCGTGCAAGAATTCTCCAGCAGTAGTGTCTTCGTATAATTTAGGATGGTCTTCGTCAATACAGTTTTCTAAACAGTTTAGCGGCATTTCGCTTACTGGATGCATGAAAAACGGAATAGAATATCTAGAAGTTCCCCATAATTCTCTCTCTGGATTTACCACTTGGTGAATCGTAGATTTTAGTTTATTATTGGTGTGTCTAGAAAGCATATCGCCTACATTAATCATCAATTCGTCTGGTTGAGCAATTGCATCTACCCAATTTCCTTCGTGGTCTCTTACTTGCAATCCCTTTCCTTGAGCTCCCATCAGAAGTGTAATTAAATTGATATCGCCATGAGCTGCTGCTCTTACTGCATCTTTCGGCTCGTCCGTAATCGGTGGGTAGTGAATTGGTCTAAGAATACTGTTTCCTTCTGCTACGAATTTATCAAAATAAAACTCATCTAAACCTACATATAATGCTAAAGCTCTCAAGACATAAACTCCAGTTTTTTCTAACATTTTATAGGCTTCTTTTCCTACTTTGTTAAATTCTGGCGCTTCTGCAACTTCTACATTTTCTGGATATTCTGCTAAATATTTAGAACCTTCTGGCAAATACTGACCAAAATGCCAAAACTCTTTTAAATCAGCCGCTTTGAAGCCTTTTGCGGTTTCTTTTCCGAAACCTACATAACCTCTTTGACCGCCAATTCCAGGAATTTCATATTTTGCTTTTACTTCTACAGAAAGGTCAAAGAAATTCTTGATTTCAGCATATAATTGATCTACTAAATTTTGATCTAAGAAATGACCTTTAAGCGCTACGAAACCTATTTCTTCGTATGCTTTACCAATTTCGTTTACAAATTTTTGTTTTCTTGTTTCGTCACCCGAAAGAAAATCGCGTAAATCTACGCTAGGAATTTTATTCATTTTTAAGTAATTAATCGTTAATCTACGGGATGCGAAAATAAAGAAATTTATTGAATTAGTACTATAAAAGTTTTCCTTCGTCAAAAGCCTTTTTAATCAACACCTCAAAGGTATCGAGCATATCTTCTGACGCCAATTCTATTCTTGGGCGAAGCATTTTTTGCACCTTCTCGAACTCTACTCCAGCTTCTATCCAACTCAAACCATTGTTAAAACAATTCATCACAAAAGGAATCATTCTGTCTACAGCACTTGCAAAAATGGCGGTTTCTGTTTCTCCAGCCTCGAATTCTACCCAAAGATTCATAAATTCCGATTTCATAGGTTCAGCCAAAATCCCGAAAATTCTCTCAGCAGAAGCGAGTTCACGCTCGAATTTACCTTCATTAGCTTTTTCATCATAGAAAAAAGTATCTCCTGCGTCTATTTCTACCACATCATGTATAGAAAGCATCTTAATTACTTTTCCTAAATCTATTTTTTCTTTGTTTCGAGCATAGGGAAAAAGAATCTGCGCAAAAACAATCACTTGCCATGAATGTTCTGCTGTATTTTCTCTTCTGGAATTGTCATGATTAAAATTTCTACGGATTACGTTTTTGAGTTGGTCTAAAGTAAGAATGAACTCTATCTCTTTTTCTAAGTACATATTCTAATTTTCTACAAATTTAGCGCAAATAAAAATAACGAATTTTATTTCGATTTTAATGACAAAAGTCATTGATATTGTGTAATATAAGTTACACAACTCCATATAGGGCTGATGTAACTTTGTACTAGAAAATTAAGAATACCAGATTCTTATAAAGTTATAAAATATGAAAAACTTAGTAATCTTAGGAGCAGGAACTGCTGGAACTATGATGGCAAACCACCTTGTAAAAAAGCTCAATAAAAAGGAGTGGCAAATTACTTTGGTAGACCAATTTAAGTCTCATTACTACCAGCCAGGATTTTTATTTATCCCTTTTGGAACCTATCAACCAGAAGATGTAAGAAGAACTATAGATGAATTCTTGCCTAAAGGAATTCAACTTATTCGTGAAAAAATCGACAGAATAGATAAAGATACAGATACCGTTATTTTAGAAAACGGAAGAAATGTAAAATATGACATTCTCATCATTGCTACAGGTTGCAAAATCGCACCAGAGGAAGTTCCAGGAATGAAAGGCGATACTTGGCAAAAAAATATTTTTGATTTCTACACTTTCGAAGGAAGTTGTGCACTAGCTAAGAAATTAGAAACTTGGCCAGGAGGAAAATTAGTAGTTCATATTACAGAAATGCCAATAAAATGTCCTGTAGCTCCGCTAGAATTTTCTTTTTTAGCAGATGATTACTTCACCAAAAAAGGAATGAGAGACAAAGTAGAAATTTCTTACGTTACACCTCTTTCTGGTGCATTTACTAAGCCAAAAACTACTGAAACGCTCAATTATTTATTGAAAGAAAAAAATATAAAAATTGTTCCAGATTTTGCAGTAGAGCATATAGAAGGTGAAAACGGAAAAATGTATGATTACGGTGGCGAAGTGGTAGATTTTGATTTACTAGTAACCATTCCTACCAATATGGGAGATGAATGTATTCTTCGTTCAGGTTTTGGAGATGATCTAAACTATGTTCCAACTGATAAAAACACATTACAAAGTAAAGTAAAAGAAAACATCTTCGTAATAGGTGACGCTACTAATATACCTGCTTCTAAAGCTGGTTCTGTAGCACATTTCGAAGCTGAAATTCTTACTGAAAACATTTTAAAATATATACAAGGAAAACCGCTTAATCCAGAATTTGACGGCCACGCCAACTGTTTTATAGAAACAGGAAAAGGAAAAGCATTACTCATAGATTTCAATTATGACGTAGAGCCATTAAAAGGAAAATTCCCTTTCGCCGGAATCGGTCCACTTAATTTATTAGAAGAAAGTGCTTTCAATCACTTTGGAAAAATGGCTTTCAAATGGGTGTATTGGAACATGCTTCTCCCAGCCAGAAAAATACCTTTCGTAACGCCTACCATGAGCAGAGCAGGAAAGAAATTTGACAAGGAAACAGTATAAAAATGAATAGTGAATTCGCTGGGCTGTGAACGGTGAATTTCTAAAATTTCAAAAAAAATTAACAAAAAAATATTATCAAAATGGAAAAAACTTATGCAGGCTTTACAATCAATGTAAACGACGAAGGATACCTTACAGACATGAACCAATGGAATCACGATGTAGCTCAAGAAATGGCTAAAGAAGAAGGACTAGAATTAGGAAACAGACATTTCGAAGTTTTAGAATATTTAAGAGACCAACAGAAAAAAGATGTAGCATTAACCATAAGAGGCGTAGGAAAATCTGGTGTAGTAGATATTAAAGAATTCTATGAACTATTTCCAAAAGGACCGCTAAAAATTTCAAGTAAATTAGCAGGAATTCCTAAACCAAAATCTTGTATTTAAATAGGATTTAGGGATTAGATTTTAGGAATTAGTGATTGGGAGATATTTTTTGCTAACATTAAAAACCTAATCTATTACACCTAAAACCTATTCCCTTAAACCAAATCCCATAATAAATAAAACAAAAAATATGGAAACTACATTATTAAAAAATCCATTAGCAGATTTAGATAAATCTCTGAAACCCATAGAAAAAGTAATGGTAATCATTTCTAAAGGAACTTTAGAAAGTGTTTACGCAGGTTTTATATTGGCAAACGGAGCGAGAATGGAAGGTATGGAAGCAGAAATTTTCTTTACTTTCTTCGGACTAGATGCTGTAATTAAAGACAGACTAAAAGACATTCACGTGGCTACTGTAGGAAATCCTGCAATGCACATGCCTACCATGTTAGGAGGTTTACCTGGAATGGAAGCTCTCGCTACCAAAATGATGAAATCTAAAATGGAAAAATTAGACATTCCACCAATTGATGAATTCATAGAAATTCTATCAGCTTCTGGTTGCAGACTTTGGGTTTGTAAACTGGCTTTCGAAATGTTTGATTTAAAAGAAGAAGACTTAACTCCAGAAGTGGAAGGCATCTTAACCGTAGGAGATTTCTACGCAAGAGCTGCAGGAGATGCTACGCAAATTATTTTCATCTAAATAATAACTTTTGTGTTAAGAAAATCCCCATTGAGCAATTGGTGGGGATTTTTATTTTTCCTTAATTAAAAAAACCTCCCAAAATTCGGGAGGTTTTCAAATTTCAATTTTCAACTTTCAATTCTCAATTAAAAAGTCGGTTGGAAG contains the following coding sequences:
- a CDS encoding DUF456 domain-containing protein, which produces MEQSIITIISLIIIGIGILGTFLPVLPGLAVSFLGLILYKFVGNTDFSIWYIVIFGILTLISLVLNYIIPIKTTEKYGGSNYGKYGGFIGTIVGLFFPPLGFLIGMLLGVFLGELLHDRNDKQKALKATKGAFIGFIYGTGFNLMIGLAMFLVVIINIFNS
- a CDS encoding isopenicillin N synthase family dioxygenase, which translates into the protein MNKIPSVDLRDFLSGDETRKQKFVNEIGKAYEEIGFVALKGHFLDQNLVDQLYAEIKNFFDLSVEVKAKYEIPGIGGQRGYVGFGKETAKGFKAADLKEFWHFGQYLPEGSKYLAEYPENVEVAEAPEFNKVGKEAYKMLEKTGVYVLRALALYVGLDEFYFDKFVAEGNSILRPIHYPPITDEPKDAVRAAAHGDINLITLLMGAQGKGLQVRDHEGNWVDAIAQPDELMINVGDMLSRHTNNKLKSTIHQVVNPERELWGTSRYSIPFFMHPVSEMPLNCLENCIDEDHPKLYEDTTAGEFLHERLVELGLIK
- a CDS encoding TusE/DsrC/DsvC family sulfur relay protein, with product MEKTYAGFTINVNDEGYLTDMNQWNHDVAQEMAKEEGLELGNRHFEVLEYLRDQQKKDVALTIRGVGKSGVVDIKEFYELFPKGPLKISSKLAGIPKPKSCI
- a CDS encoding uracil-DNA glycosylase is translated as MTWTEILAPIKNTEYFEKLWQKVKNEYATTKCFPPKNQIFRAIELTPFDEVEVVIIGQDPYHNDFQANGLCFSVSDQVSAPPSLKNIFTELKDDLGIVKTSNELDFWARQGVLLLNATLTVRAHQPNSHKDLGWEKFTDFIIKEISEKKENVVFVLWGAFAQKKASLIDETKHFIIQSAHPSPFSVYRGFYGSRPFSKINEYLISKNKKPINW
- a CDS encoding HD domain-containing protein, translating into MYLEKEIEFILTLDQLKNVIRRNFNHDNSRRENTAEHSWQVIVFAQILFPYARNKEKIDLGKVIKMLSIHDVVEIDAGDTFFYDEKANEGKFERELASAERIFGILAEPMKSEFMNLWVEFEAGETETAIFASAVDRMIPFVMNCFNNGLSWIEAGVEFEKVQKMLRPRIELASEDMLDTFEVLIKKAFDEGKLL
- the sqr gene encoding type III sulfide quinone reductase, selenoprotein subtype; this translates as MKNLVILGAGTAGTMMANHLVKKLNKKEWQITLVDQFKSHYYQPGFLFIPFGTYQPEDVRRTIDEFLPKGIQLIREKIDRIDKDTDTVILENGRNVKYDILIIATGCKIAPEEVPGMKGDTWQKNIFDFYTFEGSCALAKKLETWPGGKLVVHITEMPIKCPVAPLEFSFLADDYFTKKGMRDKVEISYVTPLSGAFTKPKTTETLNYLLKEKNIKIVPDFAVEHIEGENGKMYDYGGEVVDFDLLVTIPTNMGDECILRSGFGDDLNYVPTDKNTLQSKVKENIFVIGDATNIPASKAGSVAHFEAEILTENILKYIQGKPLNPEFDGHANCFIETGKGKALLIDFNYDVEPLKGKFPFAGIGPLNLLEESAFNHFGKMAFKWVYWNMLLPARKIPFVTPTMSRAGKKFDKETV
- a CDS encoding endonuclease MutS2 gives rise to the protein MQVTKENLQELEFPKLLAEISPYAYSPKVAEKILHLKLLKIDEAEITLKKTAEYLTSYESSNAIPFSEYEDIEAELKVMHIENFRLENAAFIKIKNLTEQIGKLQKFFPVLAETFPILLEEVMQLDFKKEIVDKIDKVFNRFGEVKSEASPILKSLRTEIQHAKKHIQENFSKTLSHLSSTDFLDEIKETVIDDQRVLAVKSGFKKRVPGRVLGVSKTGSITYIQPESVSRHYFKLREAEEEEKKEVDKILRKLTAEIAIFAPELEEYQKYIFDLDITRAKAKFAEKIGGVLPKINRHKTMRLVNAFHPLLLLRNKEEKKEIYPQTLTLTEHNRILCISGPNAGGKSITLKTVGLLQLMIQSGILVPVHPKSEMFFFKKIRTDIGDNQSIENHLSTYSSRLKKMSGIIREADDNTLLLIDEFGTGSDPELGGALAESFLEFFYEKKSFAIITTHYTNIKLVVEQLPNATNAAMLFDEYSLEPLYKLEVGQAGSSFTFEVAEKNRIPRFIIKNARSKVEKDVVNLDKTIVKLQQEKFEVEKLKSNLVEQKESVEDKRENLQKLNEQLQQKLYNFQRLYEEEHRKLQFGNKIEAFIDGYLKGKSRKDIVKDFVKILEQEKFRKLGSDKAESEKLKVTKRKVEQQLKKENIQVQIAETNQKLEEKTKKERAVWMKVGQRVRIAGSTSVGTIETIHKNGKVTVNYGLFKTQISQDELERI
- a CDS encoding mechanosensitive ion channel family protein — translated: MGFLKSFSEQIHFFVKENFTDSLILPFQIGLKMLLLFAFFFVIDILLRLIITLISRVLVKISKNEFIKFAYKSKVQSSIAHLFSLAFCFWLIDDIFWRHPKSFTFFERLLMFGQVLVFAMLTYRIVKTFEAYYTHKEDRYRITAIKAISESLRIFGMVIFAIIGIFVIFGISLNTVITFLGAITAVILLVFRDTILGFVTGVHVSTSKNMKVGDWIGIPKYNIEGNIQDINLLTTKIVNFDKTISTIPTYDLLSTEIRNHQVMYEGSSRRIKRSIYFNIKSFKFVDDEFYEKVKDINLISEYLDRKLREITESKKNIQNAERIINGQQLTNIGLFRNYVLNYLKNNPKVDQDEIVLVRQLEISPQGMPLEIYCFANKAELVDYERIQADIFDHILTAAQEFDLEIMQVAKA
- a CDS encoding MFS transporter, which encodes MKLLHNQNIKSRDLQIAIAVFLAGLSCFGLLYYYQALLPDLVEYFKINKAKSSFAVSSATLGMALGLITSTFVADRYSRKKVIGYCLFASAILAFTSSFSENFNMLIALNFLKGFLLSGATSVCLAYIAEEVSENRKLRITGFYIAGNAVGGMVGRVISSQISHYKSWQFASEFIGIWCLIFAILFFILAPKSQNFKPKKESFKTLIEPNFKLITHPKLLPYYITGFLLLGTFVSLYNYMAFFLVKAPFNISRSWISYVYVLYISGVFGSMNVSFWERKLKNSENVLKTMSLVGILGILFFFLQNTIAVIVGLAVFTYSFFVAHTVCSKSVGNFSKEKRTVTIAFYLLLYYIGASTLGSFSGVILQKLDWQIFLVSLTFIFGIIYLIFAFKKEKIEP
- a CDS encoding DsrE/DsrF/DrsH-like family protein; amino-acid sequence: METTLLKNPLADLDKSLKPIEKVMVIISKGTLESVYAGFILANGARMEGMEAEIFFTFFGLDAVIKDRLKDIHVATVGNPAMHMPTMLGGLPGMEALATKMMKSKMEKLDIPPIDEFIEILSASGCRLWVCKLAFEMFDLKEEDLTPEVEGILTVGDFYARAAGDATQIIFI